In Pristis pectinata isolate sPriPec2 chromosome 11, sPriPec2.1.pri, whole genome shotgun sequence, the following proteins share a genomic window:
- the gpr183a gene encoding LOW QUALITY PROTEIN: G-protein coupled receptor 183-A (The sequence of the model RefSeq protein was modified relative to this genomic sequence to represent the inferred CDS: inserted 2 bases in 1 codon; deleted 3 bases in 3 codons), translating to MNHSMANNNTSANGTNEGCDLYIHRNIARILLPLVYSIICIVGIFGNILAIMAINRKQKKVNSTTLYSMNLVISDILFAAVLPARIVYYARGFNWPFGEALCRITALICYSNIYASVSFMTCLSLDRFIAVIYPFRYSRFRNIHNVKKVCIVIWIIILCQTVPLLLITMSKEVQGNFITCMEYPNFEILPNLPEMLLAACIVGYILPMSFMLFSYSKVSSKLVRTAKQNPLTEKSGRNKKANNVILLVLFVFLVCFTPYHVVIMQHMVKKLPVHTXNCQEQQHFQMALHLTVSIMNFNCCLDPFIYFFACKGYRSIVLKMIKRPVSVSISSGIKSTADNCSPSTGNHLHTAGTASDTNL from the exons ATGAATCATTCAATGGCTAATAACAACACTTCTGCAAATGGAACCAATGAAGGATGTGACCTGTATATTCACCGTAATATAGCCAGGATCCTTTTACCTCTGGTCTACTCCATCATTTGTATAGTTGGCATCTTTGGGAATATCCTAGCCATAATGGCcataaacagaaaacagaaaaaagtCAATTCAACTACACTTTATTCCATGAATCTGGTGATCTCAGACATTCTGTTTGCAGCTGTTTTACCTGCACGAATAGTGTACTATGCACGTGGATTTAACTGGCCATTCGGTGAAGCACTTTGCAGAATAACTGCACTCATTTGTTACAGCAACATATACGCTAGTGTCAGCTTCATGACCTGCCTAAGCTTGGATCGGTTCATTGCTGTTATATATCCATTCCGCTATTCCAGGTTCAGAAACATCCATAATGTCAAAAAGGTCTGCATTGTCATCTGGATCATCATACTTTGCCAGACAGTCCCACTGCTACTGATAACAATGTCTAAAGAAGTTCAAGGCAACTTTATAACATGCATGGAATAtccaaattttgaaatattgccaAATCTTCCAGAAATGCTTCTTGCTGCTTGCATTGTGGGTTACATCTTACCCATGTCCTTTATGCTGTTTAGTTATTCTAAAGTCAGTTCAAAACTTGTTAGGACAGCAAAACAGAACCCTTTAACTGAAAAATCAGGACGAAACAAAAAAGCCAACAACGTTATCCTACTTGTCCTTTTCGTGTTCTTGGTATGT TTCACCCCATACCACGTGGTCATTATGCAGCACATGGTCAAAAAGCTGCCAGTACACAC AAACTGCCAGGAACAACAGCATTTTCAAATGGCTCTCCATCTGACTGTTTCCATAATGAACTTCAATTGCTGCCTGGAC CCCTTCATCTACTTCTTTGCCTGCAAGGGCTACCGAAGCATCGTCCTCAAGATGATT AAGCGGCCAGTTAGTGTGTCCATTTCAAGTGGAATTAAGTCTACAGCGGACAACTGCTCACCTAGCACAGGGAATCACCTGCACACAGCGGGGACAGCTTCTGATACCAATTTATAA